The Klebsiella sp. RHBSTW-00484 genome includes a window with the following:
- the rbsD gene encoding D-ribose pyranase produces MRPDRILHPELAAALATLGHTDIVLVTDAGFPIPASANRIDLGLWPGTVDVRDILRVLRKEIFVEEVHFASEVRDCHPQLYREVQTIYTGSGAEFLAASHETLCHDIAHKAKLIIRSGSFEPWANFALVASTDPFAWFTDASGVQPLPAYVARRQRINDNVTPQLN; encoded by the coding sequence ATGAGACCCGATAGAATCTTACACCCTGAACTTGCCGCTGCCCTGGCGACCCTCGGCCATACCGATATTGTATTGGTAACCGACGCCGGTTTTCCGATTCCCGCCAGCGCGAATCGCATCGATCTTGGTCTGTGGCCCGGCACCGTTGATGTCCGTGACATCCTGCGCGTTTTGCGCAAAGAGATTTTCGTTGAAGAGGTGCATTTTGCCAGCGAAGTGCGCGACTGCCATCCGCAGCTGTATCGCGAAGTGCAAACTATCTATACCGGCTCAGGCGCGGAGTTTCTCGCCGCCAGCCACGAAACGCTATGCCACGACATCGCGCACAAAGCCAAGCTGATTATCCGTTCCGGATCGTTCGAACCGTGGGCCAATTTCGCCCTCGTCGCCAGCACCGATCCTTTTGCCTGGTTTACCGACGCTTCAGGTGTACAGCCCCTGCCCGCTTATGTCGCCCGACGTCAGCGGATTAACGATAACGTCACGCCGCAACTGAACTGA